In Tachysurus fulvidraco isolate hzauxx_2018 chromosome 3, HZAU_PFXX_2.0, whole genome shotgun sequence, a single window of DNA contains:
- the agtr1b gene encoding type-1 angiotensin II receptor A → MENLTAESNEALPLKCNMTGSHNFIFTFVPFVYACNFIIGMVGNSMVVAVIYRYMKLKTVANVFLLNLAVSDLTFLVTLPMWATFTALGYHWPFGSLLCKASAGLAIFNLYTSIFFLTALSVDRYLAIVHPMGSRRRRTLLYARIICVLVWVFAFVLSMPTALSRDIYKVKDHPSTLCGILSNKQIHLLVSLSILKSVLGFLVPFLIIITCDCLMGCALLKAKGLLRKSSRSREDETLRMLAAAVLAFFVCWAPHQVFHFMELLAMLGVLKDCHVLDVIDTAMPFSICLAYINSCVNPILYGFVGHNFRKNLLRLLHCESRPVTRNSSISTKMTALSTRASQVLRLSKKDSEYNTNTVEDPKT, encoded by the coding sequence ATGGAGAACCTAACAGCGGAATCGAACGAGGCTTTGCCACTGAAGTGCAACATGACCGGCAGCCACAATTTCATCTTCACCTTTGTACCCTTTGTCTACGCTTGCAACTTCATAATTGGGATGGTGGGTAACAGCATGGTGGTTGCTGTTATCTATCGCTACATGAAGCTGAAGACAGTCGCCAATGTGTTCTTGCTCAATCTGGCTGTATCGGATCTCACCTTCCTTGTCACTCTGCCCATGTGGGCAACATTCACTGCCTTGGGCTACCACTGGCCATTTGGAAGTCTTCTGTGCAAGGCCAGTGCAGGTCTGGCTATCTTCAACCTCTACACTAGTATATTTTTCCTGACTGCACTCAGTGTGGATCGCTACTTGGCCATCGTTCACCCCATGGGCTCACGGCGGCGGCGTACGCTTCTCTATGCCCGAATTATCTGTGTTTTAGTGTGGGTTTTTGCCTTCGTTCTGAGCATGCCTACTGCACTAAGCAGGGACATCTACAAGGTCAAAGATCACCCCTCTACACTTTGTGGAATCTTGAGTAACAAGCAGATCCACCTTCTGGTGTCTCTCAGCATTTTGAAGAGTGTACTGGGGTTCCTTGTACCTTTCCTTATCATCATCACCTGTGACTGCCTGATGGGTTGTGCCCTGTTGAAAGCCAAAGGTTTGCTGAGGAAGAGCTCACGCTCTCGGGAAGACGAGACTTTGCGTATGCTAGCTGCTGCTGTCCTGGCCTTCTTCGTCTGCTGGGCTCCTCACCAGGTCTTCCACTTCATGGAGCTTCTGGCAATGCTAGGAGTGCTGAAAGACTGCCACGTTCTGGATGTCATCGACACAGCCATGCCCTTCAGCATATGCCTGGCTTACATTAACAGTTGCGTCAACCCTATTCTCTATGGCTTCGTAGGTCACAACTTTCGCAAGAACCTCCTGAGGTTGCTGCACTGTGAGTCAAGACCTGTTACGAGAAATTCCAGTATCAGCACCAAGATGACTGCTCTGTCCACCAGAGCTTCTCAAGTGCTGCGTCTGTCTAAGAAAGACTCTGAGTATAACACTAACACCGTGGAAGACCCAAAGACTTAG